GCGCACACGCATCGAACCGGCCAACGCGATCTTCGAGTACCTGGAGATATTCCACAACCGTCAGCGCCGCCACAGCGCCCTGGGCATGCTCACCCCGGTCGAGCATGAGAGGTTTTACACCACCCCAACCGTGGCATGAAGTCCAACCAGCCGACTCCACGGAACTCGGGACACATCACCCTTCGGCTCAGTCCAGACCTCTGCGGGCACCCAGCCCGGTCTCGGCTACTCGTACGACTTGAGGCGCTGGCCGCTGCCCCCGCCAGGTAGGCCGATCGCACGTCCCACTGCGACTGAATGACCGAACCTCCGGCCAATCGCCCGGTGACCTCGCCGGGTGTCCACCCTGGACACATTTACCACAACGGAAAGGCCCGTAGGCGGCGCCCCGGGAGACGCCGCCTACGGGTGTGCGGTGCTTGTTCAGTTGTGGTTCCGGTCAGCTGATGGTCACAGCGCCGGGTAGGCGTTGCGCATGAGCTCCTGGAACTGGCCCGAGAACCAGTGACCGGAGAGCGGCGCGTTCGCCAGTGCACCCGACATGTTGTTGCCGTTGCGGATGTTGCCGGTGTACGTGGGATCGCACATGCGGTCGAAGCCCTTGCCCTCCTCGTTCGGGATGAGGGTGGCGGAACCGTCGGACTCACCCGGCGGCTTGATCCAGACGTAGGCGTCGATACCCGGCTTCGGAGCGGCCTTCGGACGCTCGCCCAGACCTGCGCCGGACTGGTTGCACCAGTTGCCCTTCTGGTGACGACGGTCGATGCGCGACTCGTTCACGTAGGTGGTCGGGTCGCCCGAGGTCGACTTGGCGGTGGGCCGGTTCGGGCCGCCCCAACCGTTGCGCGAGGTGTCGATCAGCATGCCGATGCCGCTGTCGAAGCCCTGCTTCACCAACTCGGTGCGGAACGCGGTGGCGAAGCCCACCTCGCCGTTGAAGTCGTTCCAGTCGACCCACTTCGAGGCCTCCTTCACCGGACGACCGCCGACGTAGTCGTCGACCGTCCAGAACGGCTCCTCCAACGGCGAGTAGTTCGCCGTGTTGGTGATGAAACCGTGGATCTTGTCCTTCGTGGCGCCGTTCTTGCCCAGCAACGTCGCGAACAACTTCGCCGAGGCGTAGAAGTTGTCGTACTGGGGATTGTCGTCGCCCCAGCCGATCCAGCCGTGGTGGGCGGCGTCGATGTAGTTGTAGACGTTGCCGATCGCGCCGAGCTTGCCCAGCGCGTACGAGACACCCTCGATGTAGTTGCCGTTCTGCTTCATCGTGTCGCACTCGGGCGTCGCGGTGGGACGCGGCGAGACGTTCGTGACCAGGTTCGGCAGCGAGTCGATCTCGATCACCGACACCACGCGCAGCTTCGAGTACGCCGGCCGGGCCACGATCTCGGCGATCTTGTCGATGTACTCGGTCTTGTAACGACCGATCTCGTCAGCCTTCAACTCACCGTTCGACGCCAACGCCGCGCAGTCACGACCGGGCAGGTTGTACACCACGACCTGGACGACCAACTGGCCGTCCGCCCGCGCCGCCCGCTGCTTCTCCGCCTCGTTCAGGTGATCCACCAGACCCATGGAGCCGGTCGTGGGCGAACCGTTGCCGGTGATCGCGCTGATCCGGTCCATCCACACACCGGTCGGCTGGTTCGCGATCCGCGACCCACCCGGCTCCGCAGCCGCCTGACGCGACCACTGCGGGTTCACATACACACCCGCACCCACATACGGGTTGTCCACCCTCGGACCACCCGGGTTCGTGTCCGAGGAGGTCGTCGTCGTGGTCGTGGTGGTCGTCGTGTCGACCGTCCCCGTGCACACCGTGCCATTCAACCGGAACTGCGTGGGCACCGGGTTGGACCCGTTCCACGAGCCGTTGAACCCGGGCGTCGCCGAGGACCCGGTGCCCAGGTTCGCGTTCCAGGACGCGTTGCGGACCGTCACCCGCGTCCCGGACTGCGAGAAGTCACCGTTCCAACCCTGCTGGACCGTCTGACCGGCGGCGAAGTCCCACTCCAGCGTCCAACCACCGGAAATGGCGTCACCCAAGTTGGTGACCGTGACGTTGCCGCCGAACCCACCCGGCCACTGGTCACTGATCTGGTACGCCACCCGACAACCGGCGGCCGCGTTTGCGGTGGCCGTCGAAGCCACAACCCCGGCAACGGACAACGCCGCCACCGAGGTCATCGCCAACGCCCCCGTCAATTTCCGGGAACGTACAAAAGTGCGCAGACTCATGCATCGCCTCCTTGCGAGCAACCCACTACCTAAGAGCGCTCCGGTGATTACGCCGATACGGATCGGACGCGTAACCGGAAGAGTGTCTGGGAGCGCTCCCAGAAGGGACCGTAATACACGATGTCCAGTGAGCGGCGAAGTCGAACAATAGATGCGCATACCCAAGAACTCCCGGAAGCGCCGCGCTCCCTGTGAGACCTCAGCCGGGGCGGCCCACGCGCAATTGAGCGCGCGAATTGATCCCCAGCTTGCGGAACAGCCGGGCCACGTGCCGATCGACCGTCCGCAACGACAGGACCAGCTTCTCGGCGATCTCGCGGTTCGTCAGCCCGGCCGCGACCATTCGTGCGATCTCGACCTCCCGGGGAGAGAGGTCGTTGCCGTACCCCTGCCGTCCCCGCCGAGCCGGTTTGGCGCTGCCGAGGGTGTGCAGGGTGTGGCGGCAGCGCACGCCGTCCTTCGACGCGCCGAGCCCGTCGAAGGTCTCCACCAGGTCCTCGAGCAGCTCGACGGCCTTCTCCGGATCGGACGGCGCCAGCACCGTCGCCTCGCGTTCCCTTGCAATGGCGGCGAAGTACGGCGCGGGCATCGCCTCGTAACGCGAGACGGCCTCCCTGAAGTGCTCGATGGCCTCGGCAGGATCGCCCCGCGCCTCGGCGAGCGCTCCCCTGCACTGCGCGAGGGCGGCGAGCACGGCGGGCGCGTCGCGGTCGGCGACGCCTCCGGCCGCCTCGTCCACCAGACGTTCGGCTTCCGCGATCCGTCCGGTGGCGGCGTACGCGGCGACCGCGACCGGCACCAGCAAGCCGGTCCAGGGCCAGCCGTCCGTCTTCCGCACGGCGGTCAGTCCACGGTCGACCTCCGCCGCTGCCCTGGCCGTCTCCTGCCGCTCCAAGAGGAGCGAGGCCATGCCCGCGATGCCGCTGATCGCCACGGGAACGATGGCGTCGTCCGGATCGTGGCCGCCGGTCCGGCCGAAGTGCCCACCCGCCACCTCCCAGTCCCCGCGGGTCGCGGCGAGCCAGCCGAGCACCAGCTCCAGCTCGCCGGTCATGGCGGTCACGTCGCGGTACTCCTCGATCAACCCGTTCGCCCGCTCCGCCAGACCGTCCCACCGACCGGTGATCCAGTCCAGCCGCGCCTCGGTGGCCCTGCCGGTGCTGGTCACGAACGCCGCGCCGCACTCGGCGGCGAGCCGCAGGCCGTCGTGCAGCAACCGGCCGCCCAGGCCTAAGTGGCCGAGCCACACGCAGGCGTCGGCGACGTTGCACCGCAGCCGGGCCAGGTGCTGCTGACCACCGAGCGTGTCCGCGCGCACGGGCACCTCGTCCAGCCCAGCCAGGTACCCGCGGTGCAGACGGGACCCGAGTGTGTTGGCCAGCAAAGAGATCCGCAGCTCGCCCGTCGCGGTCACCCCTTGCGCTTCGGCCCGCTCCCGCCACCGGCCCAGTTCTGCGGGCGACACCGTGCCGAGGTACGGCATCGAGAGCACGGCGGCGGCACGGGCGACGAGGTCGGGACTGCCCGCGAACTCGTCGATCGCGCGTTCGAGTTCCGCTCGCCCCTCCCGGATGCGGCCGATCTGGCGGACCAGCAGCAAGGCCCGGTACAGGCGCACCTCACCGCGAACCGACGTAGCCAGCCGAGGGTCGACCAGCAGGCGTTCCAGCGTCTCCGCCGGGTCACGCTGGTCGAGCCCGGTGTTGGCGATGCGCCCGAGCTTGATCGCCAGCCGGTCGACGCCATCGCCGGGCAGCACCGGCACGGCCAGCAACCGTTGCAGCAGGGTGGTCGCGGTGGCGGCGTCACCGGAGTCGATCGCACGGTCCGCTGCCTCCTCTCCGTAGGTCAACCAGTCCGCCGTCCGGCCCGCCCGCTCGCTGTGCCCGGCCAACTGCACCAGTGGTTTCGGCTCCACGTGCTCCAACGCGTCCACGGCGCGGCCGTGCAGGGCGGCACGCTCGGGAGCGCTGATCGTGTCGTAGACCGCTTGACGGGCCAGCATGTGCCGGAAGCCGTACGTCAACCCGTCGACCTCGTGCAGGACGTGCCCGTTCACGCCGTACGCGAGCGCCGCGCTCACCTGGTCCGCCGGGACGCCGGCCACCTCGGCGAGTAGTTCGGCGGGTGCGGGCGTGCCGA
This is a stretch of genomic DNA from Saccharothrix ecbatanensis. It encodes these proteins:
- a CDS encoding ATP-binding protein; translated protein: MRRNDGSETAHGRWFRTSSPVLIGRNGHLTALREVAVRRPAVVLLEGEAGVGKSRLVSELLAGDLGAALPLVGYCQQVGEPFSYGALLEALRGVGPRLARQRELNPVIGALAPLLPEIAADLPAPLPPMGDPRAERHRLFRAVRELLGALGPVLLVVEDLHWADDGTRQLLRFLAGGPPANLSMVLTYRREDLPGGSPLGAEFRSAAGGLVAVVEIEPLDVDGVRGLTEAILGVEGVSTQFAARLHERTAGIPFVVEETLRALRDPAGAVHAGSARAERLLDAVKVPVLLRDAMADRLATLPAATVHLVEAAAVLGTPAPAELLAEVAGVPADQVSAALAYGVNGHVLHEVDGLTYGFRHMLARQAVYDTISAPERAALHGRAVDALEHVEPKPLVQLAGHSERAGRTADWLTYGEEAADRAIDSGDAATATTLLQRLLAVPVLPGDGVDRLAIKLGRIANTGLDQRDPAETLERLLVDPRLATSVRGEVRLYRALLLVRQIGRIREGRAELERAIDEFAGSPDLVARAAAVLSMPYLGTVSPAELGRWRERAEAQGVTATGELRISLLANTLGSRLHRGYLAGLDEVPVRADTLGGQQHLARLRCNVADACVWLGHLGLGGRLLHDGLRLAAECGAAFVTSTGRATEARLDWITGRWDGLAERANGLIEEYRDVTAMTGELELVLGWLAATRGDWEVAGGHFGRTGGHDPDDAIVPVAISGIAGMASLLLERQETARAAAEVDRGLTAVRKTDGWPWTGLLVPVAVAAYAATGRIAEAERLVDEAAGGVADRDAPAVLAALAQCRGALAEARGDPAEAIEHFREAVSRYEAMPAPYFAAIAREREATVLAPSDPEKAVELLEDLVETFDGLGASKDGVRCRHTLHTLGSAKPARRGRQGYGNDLSPREVEIARMVAAGLTNREIAEKLVLSLRTVDRHVARLFRKLGINSRAQLRVGRPG
- a CDS encoding glycoside hydrolase family 6 protein, with protein sequence MSLRTFVRSRKLTGALAMTSVAALSVAGVVASTATANAAAGCRVAYQISDQWPGGFGGNVTVTNLGDAISGGWTLEWDFAAGQTVQQGWNGDFSQSGTRVTVRNASWNANLGTGSSATPGFNGSWNGSNPVPTQFRLNGTVCTGTVDTTTTTTTTTTSSDTNPGGPRVDNPYVGAGVYVNPQWSRQAAAEPGGSRIANQPTGVWMDRISAITGNGSPTTGSMGLVDHLNEAEKQRAARADGQLVVQVVVYNLPGRDCAALASNGELKADEIGRYKTEYIDKIAEIVARPAYSKLRVVSVIEIDSLPNLVTNVSPRPTATPECDTMKQNGNYIEGVSYALGKLGAIGNVYNYIDAAHHGWIGWGDDNPQYDNFYASAKLFATLLGKNGATKDKIHGFITNTANYSPLEEPFWTVDDYVGGRPVKEASKWVDWNDFNGEVGFATAFRTELVKQGFDSGIGMLIDTSRNGWGGPNRPTAKSTSGDPTTYVNESRIDRRHQKGNWCNQSGAGLGERPKAAPKPGIDAYVWIKPPGESDGSATLIPNEEGKGFDRMCDPTYTGNIRNGNNMSGALANAPLSGHWFSGQFQELMRNAYPAL